The following proteins are co-located in the Silene latifolia isolate original U9 population chromosome 1, ASM4854445v1, whole genome shotgun sequence genome:
- the LOC141604997 gene encoding thylakoid lumenal 15 kDa protein 1, chloroplastic-like: MAALNITLSLKIPPKSPLSLFKPALNPSLSISPSSNHLPHTELQNLLVSDDKKQSALFPIASATLIALLSASLCFTHPALAFKGGGPYGQGVTRGQDLSGKDFSGKTLIKQDFKTSILRMANFKGANLLGASFFDADLTGADLSDTDLRGADFSLANVTKANLTNANLEGALTTGNTSFRGSNITGADFTDVPLRDDQREYLCKVADGVNPTTGNSTRETLFCK; this comes from the exons ATGGCAGCACTCAACATCACCTTGAGTCTCAAAATCCCACCAAAATCCCCTCTTTCTCTCTTTAAACCCGCTCTTAATCCCTCCCTTTCTATTTCCCCTTCATCTAATCATCTTCCTCATACA GAACTTCAAAATTTACTAGTCTCAGATGATAAGAAACAATCAGCATTGTTTCCAATTGCTTCTGCAACTTTGATTGCTCTTCTCTCTGCTTCCCTTTGCTTCACTCACCCTGCCCTTGCTTTCAAG GGAGGAGGACCGTATGGGCAGGGAGTGACAAGAGGTCAGGATTTATCAGGCAAAGACTTCAGTGGAAAGACTTTGATCAAGCAAGACTTCAAAACG TCGATATTGCGAATGGCCAATTTTAAAGGAGCTAATTTGTTGGGTGCCAGTTTCTTTGATGCTGATTTAACAG GAGCTGATCTTTCAGACACTGATTTAAGAGGGGCTGATTTTTCCTTGGCAAATGTGACCAAG GCTAATTTAACCAATGCCAACTTGGAGGGAGCTTTGACCACCGGCAACACATCTTTTAGAGGATCAAACATTACAGGAGCAG ATTTCACTGATGTGCCTCTGAGAGATGATCAGCGAGAATACCTTTGCAAAGTTGCTGATGG GGTGAACCCAACAACCGGAAACTCAACACGAGAAACTCTCTTTTGCAAGTAG
- the LOC141604990 gene encoding uncharacterized protein LOC141604990 translates to MIKDTNNTNTNNNNPTKITTDITTTTTTTTTTTTTTTTIAFCFLLSTTLFAFAAFAAFSSTSSSFSTTRLFSFSTATTTAPLPPLCRTTIPDPNPNSTRTQPHHILFSLSGSATTWPDRRRYSELWWSPNHTRGFVYLDRVPDPDPNPGDGPTQRVSGSVGRWAKASDRIARLVKESFEAEAGEGEVRWLVMGDDDTVFFSENLAAVLAKYDHRRMYYIGGNSESVEQDVMHGYGTAFGGGGFAVSYGLACELVGILDGCIDRYHQYYGSDEKVAACVGDLGVSLTKEPGFHQMDIRGDPYGFLAAHPVAPLVSLHHLDSVNPIFPGQTQVDSLKKLMQSYHVDPGLTLQQSFCYDRKRKWSVSIAWGYTAQLYPSLISSRLLTTPLQTFRTWRSSSNGPFVFNTRPFVDDPCERPIVYFLDQVQDVGKGKTLSTYKRVPVAGKCNQLAYKYAMSVDKITVTAVKSSPDQWLKAPRRRCCEITNSWTLSNNMKVEIRSCKPRESMSI, encoded by the exons ATGATCAAAGATACTAATAACACTAACACTAACAACAATAATCCGACCAAAATAACCACTGATatcaccacaaccacaaccacaaccacaaccacaactaccaccaccaccaccatagcTTTCTGCTTCCTGCTTTCCACTACCCTTTTCGCCTTTGCCGCTTTCGCCGCCTTTTCCTCAACCTCCTCCTCTTTCTCCACCACCCGCTTATTTTCTTTCTCTACCGCAACCACCACCGCACCACTTCCGCCACTCTGTCGAACCACCATACCCGACCCAAACCCCAACTCAACCCGGACACAACCCCACCACATCCTCTTCTCCCTAAGCGGTTCCGCCACCACCTGGCCCGACCGACGTCGCTACTCAGAGCTCTGGTGGTCCCCAAACCACACCCGGGGGTTCGTCTACCTGGACCGGGTCCCCGACCCTGACCCCAACCCGGGAGACGGTCCAACCCAGCGGGTGTCCGGTTCGGTGGGGAGGTGGGCGAAGGCATCGGACAGGATAGCGAGATTGGTGAAGGAGAGCTTCGAGGCGGAGGCGGGGGAGGGGGAAGTGAGGTGGCTGGTGATGGGGGACGACGATACAGTGTTTTTCTCGGAGAATTTGGCGGCAGTGTTGGCGAAATATGATCACCGTAGGATGTACTATATAGGAGGGAATAGTGAGAGTGTGGAGCAGGATGTAATGCATGGGTATGGGACGGCGTTTGGTGGAGGTGGGTTCGCGGTTAGTTACGGGTTGGCATGTGAGTTAGTTGGGATATTGGATGGGTGTATTGATAGGTATCATCAGTATTATGGGTCTGATGAAAAGGTTGCTGCTTGTGTCGGTGACCTTGGTGTTTCGCTTACCAAAGAACCCGGCTTTCATCAG ATGGACATTCGAGGAGATCCTTATGGCTTTCTAGCAGCCCATCCCGTGGCTCCATTAGTCTCGCTACATCATCTTGACTCCGTAAATCCTATTTTTCCGGGTCAGACCCAAGTGGACTCTTTGAAAAAACTAATGCAGTCATATCACGTTGATCCCGGCCTTACTTTACAGCAGAGTTTCTGCTATGATCGCAAACGTAAATGGTCGGTCTCGATTGCTTGGGGCTACACGGCCCAACTGTACCCTTCCCTTATCTCGTCCAGGCTGCTCACTACACCTCTCCAAACATTCCGAACCTGGCGTAGTAGTAGCAACGGGCCGTTTGTGTTCAACACCCGCCCGTTTGTGGATGATCCATGTGAGAGGCCCATTGTATATTTCTTGGACCAAGTTCAGGATGTTGGGAAAGGCAAAACCTTGAGTACTTACAAGAGGGTTCCAGTTGCcggaaaatgtaaccaattagcCTACAAGTACGCGAtgtcggtcgataaaattactgtGACCGCCGTGAAAAGTAGCCCTGATCAGTGGTTGAAG GCGCCCCGAAGACGATGTTGCGAGATTACAAATAGCTGGACTTTGAGCAATAACATGAAAGTAGAGATTAGAAGCTGTAAACCAAGGGAATCCATGTCCATATAG
- the LOC141605005 gene encoding uncharacterized protein LOC141605005: MNNSQSASYNAGQAKGQAQEKTGQMADKAGDMMQSAKKSVQEAGSQMKAKAQDAAEAVKNATGMNK; the protein is encoded by the exons ATGAACAACTCCCAGAGCGCAAGCTACAACGCTGGTCAAGCCAAGGGCCAGGCCCAG GAGAAGACCGGTCAGATGGCAGACAAGGCCGGTGACATGATGCAGTCAGCTAAGAAATCAGTTCAAGAG GCTGGTTCACAGATGAAGGCCAAGGCACAAGATGCAGCTGAGGCCGTCAAGAACGCCACTGGCATGAACAAATGA